One stretch of Actinacidiphila sp. DG2A-62 DNA includes these proteins:
- a CDS encoding excisionase family DNA-binding protein, with protein sequence MAVAVIERKWHTTAEVAEMLGFGLSKTKMLVLTGEIRSVKIGRNRRILPAWVDEYVNRCAELAGEWLA encoded by the coding sequence ATGGCTGTAGCCGTGATCGAACGCAAGTGGCACACCACCGCTGAGGTTGCCGAGATGCTCGGCTTCGGCCTGTCCAAGACCAAGATGCTCGTGCTCACCGGAGAGATCCGTTCCGTCAAGATCGGACGCAACCGGCGCATCCTGCCTGCCTGGGTAGACGAGTACGTCAACCGCTGCGCTGAGCTGGCCGGGGAGTGGTTGGCGTGA
- the sepX gene encoding divisome protein SepX/GlpR has product MSSSGLIYAVIVGAWAAYLVPMWLRRQDELNEARPTERFSTAIRLLSGRAAMERRVARARGEIPEPGTDADEGDEDEDAVEPDPSVDVRALAVPATEVRPVRRAAPGRAAAHGPRAPQGVDGAPGTQSPRAQVLARRRRTTTLLFVAFTVGAIAAAVGGVALLWAPAIPAVLLTLYIGQMRRQERRRYEVRLDQRQAAEAARRLRARGQAAAPHEREEHPRPAAPQASSGPAGAAAPAGKAGGPASRRARPHTPERSPSHAPSHAPGHGQGHAHGPVQGPGHGHPQSPAPEASQASQAADRPHGRASSGSAASPRTADRRAVVEQTDHAEWVDQQRAQQAADDGWDPVPVPLPTYVTAPVAPRTPGGIDLGAPDTWSSARSGTTPAEPHPPSRDAARGRDGREARDPRPRDARETPEGRDKPQAPGRRSRTSRTPLFDQYADPDRPRAANE; this is encoded by the coding sequence GTGAGCAGTAGTGGCCTCATCTATGCAGTCATCGTGGGGGCCTGGGCTGCCTACCTGGTGCCGATGTGGCTCCGTAGGCAGGACGAACTCAACGAGGCGCGGCCGACCGAACGTTTCAGCACCGCCATCCGGCTTCTGTCGGGGCGTGCGGCGATGGAGCGACGCGTCGCCAGGGCCCGAGGTGAGATCCCCGAGCCCGGGACCGACGCCGACGAGGGTGACGAGGACGAGGACGCCGTCGAGCCGGACCCGTCGGTGGACGTCCGCGCCCTCGCCGTGCCCGCGACCGAGGTGCGCCCCGTCCGGCGCGCCGCCCCGGGCCGCGCCGCCGCTCACGGCCCGCGCGCGCCCCAAGGCGTCGACGGCGCCCCGGGGACCCAGAGCCCGCGTGCCCAGGTGCTGGCCCGCCGGCGCCGTACGACCACGTTGCTGTTCGTCGCGTTCACCGTGGGCGCGATCGCCGCTGCCGTCGGCGGCGTCGCGCTCCTGTGGGCGCCGGCGATCCCCGCGGTGCTGCTGACGCTCTACATCGGCCAGATGCGCCGCCAGGAGCGCCGCCGCTACGAAGTGCGCCTGGACCAGCGGCAGGCGGCCGAGGCCGCGCGCAGGCTGCGCGCGCGAGGCCAGGCCGCCGCGCCGCACGAGCGCGAGGAGCACCCGCGCCCCGCCGCGCCCCAGGCGTCCTCCGGCCCCGCGGGCGCTGCCGCCCCCGCGGGCAAGGCCGGCGGCCCCGCAAGCCGCCGCGCCCGCCCGCACACCCCGGAGCGCTCCCCCAGCCATGCCCCCAGTCATGCCCCGGGTCACGGCCAGGGTCACGCTCACGGCCCCGTCCAGGGTCCCGGACACGGTCACCCGCAGTCTCCCGCGCCGGAGGCGTCCCAGGCGTCCCAGGCCGCCGACAGGCCGCACGGCAGGGCGTCCTCCGGCTCCGCGGCCTCGCCCCGCACGGCCGACCGCCGCGCGGTGGTCGAGCAGACCGACCACGCCGAGTGGGTCGACCAGCAGCGGGCGCAGCAGGCCGCCGACGACGGCTGGGACCCCGTACCCGTGCCGCTGCCCACCTACGTCACCGCGCCGGTCGCCCCCCGCACGCCCGGGGGCATCGACCTCGGCGCCCCCGACACGTGGAGTTCCGCGCGCTCGGGCACGACGCCCGCCGAGCCGCACCCGCCGTCCCGTGACGCCGCCCGCGGGCGTGACGGGCGCGAGGCGCGTGACCCCCGCCCCCGCGACGCCCGGGAGACGCCCGAGGGCCGCGACAAGCCCCAGGCGCCGGGCCGCCGGTCGCGCACCAGCCGCACCCCGCTCTTCGACCAGTACGCCGACCCCGACCGCCCCCGCGCCGCCAACGAGTAG
- a CDS encoding MogA/MoaB family molybdenum cofactor biosynthesis protein: MTAPEDGAEVGHGPGPGADAHAGGPPPTTRRALAVTASNRAAAGVYDDRGGPLIAAALRDLGFAVDGPRVVPDGEPVGRTLREAVAAGYDLVVTTGGTGISPTDRTPEVTRALLDYEIPGIAEAIRAAGAAKVPTAVLSRGVAGVSGRTLVVNLPGSTGGVKDGLAVLAPLVVHAVDQINGGDHPPAHTTVHADDHKSDHPDSVSGRPS, encoded by the coding sequence GTGACCGCCCCCGAGGACGGCGCCGAGGTCGGGCACGGCCCGGGCCCCGGTGCCGACGCGCACGCCGGTGGCCCGCCCCCCACAACCCGCCGCGCCCTCGCCGTCACCGCCTCCAACCGGGCCGCGGCAGGCGTCTACGACGACCGCGGCGGCCCGCTGATCGCCGCCGCCCTGCGCGACCTGGGCTTCGCGGTGGACGGCCCGCGCGTGGTGCCGGACGGCGAGCCGGTCGGCCGGACGCTGCGCGAGGCGGTCGCCGCCGGATACGACCTGGTGGTCACCACCGGTGGCACCGGCATCTCGCCGACCGACCGGACGCCCGAGGTCACCCGCGCCCTCCTCGACTACGAGATCCCCGGCATCGCCGAGGCGATCCGCGCCGCCGGCGCCGCGAAGGTGCCGACCGCCGTGCTCTCCCGTGGCGTCGCGGGGGTCAGTGGACGCACCCTGGTGGTGAACCTCCCCGGCTCCACAGGAGGAGTCAAGGACGGCCTGGCCGTACTGGCTCCGCTCGTCGTACACGCCGTCGATCAGATCAACGGCGGCGATCACCCGCCCGCCCACACCACTGTCCACGCGGATGACCACAAGAGTGATCATCCGGATTCCGTCTCTGGGAGACCGAGCTGA
- the repSA gene encoding replication initiator protein RepSA, which produces MTAFPVPPEHVAPAAVHLGTDPVTLADLLRVAGDPGFERWQEQVRRTGGCSDPIHLSGLTVTRDRASGNVLYSYSTAGEPGGRLRVACGNRRASRCPSCAWLYAGDTFHLIRAGLSGDPAKGTPRTVRTHPKVFATLTAPSFGPVHNRPASGRCRCGAQHADNAPELGTALDPDRYDYAGAVLWNNHAGDLWRRFTIYLRRELAHRAGLSQSALGEVCRVSFGKVAEFQKRGAVHFHAIVRLDGPEGPDTAPPSWASAGLLDEAIRAAVGRVSVPVPATGKRPAVVLRWGTQVDVQPITSAVTDGTELTEQAVASYVAKYATKAAETTGTVDRRIGELPELDKLPELPDHARRLIEACFALDEHYPGRMLARWAHMLGFRGHFSTKSRRYSTTLGALRQVRADYRARQERRERGLPDPDDAPEGSTLTLAHWTYAGHGHTPGESWLAQQIHRDITESRITAREALAELQDPEGETAWL; this is translated from the coding sequence CCCCGGCCGCTGTCCACCTCGGCACCGACCCCGTGACCCTCGCTGATCTGCTGCGCGTCGCCGGTGATCCAGGCTTCGAGCGCTGGCAGGAGCAAGTGCGGCGTACCGGCGGTTGCTCGGACCCCATCCACCTGTCGGGCCTGACCGTGACCCGTGACCGCGCCTCGGGCAACGTCCTGTACTCGTACTCCACGGCCGGGGAGCCGGGCGGCCGGCTGCGGGTGGCGTGCGGGAACCGTCGTGCTTCGCGGTGTCCGTCGTGCGCGTGGCTGTACGCCGGGGACACCTTCCACCTGATCCGCGCCGGGCTGTCGGGGGACCCGGCCAAGGGCACGCCCCGCACCGTGCGCACGCACCCCAAGGTGTTCGCCACGCTGACGGCCCCCTCGTTCGGGCCGGTCCACAATCGTCCCGCTTCGGGCCGGTGCCGGTGCGGGGCCCAGCATGCCGACAACGCCCCCGAGCTGGGTACGGCCTTGGACCCGGACCGGTACGACTATGCGGGTGCGGTGCTGTGGAACAACCACGCGGGGGACCTGTGGCGGCGCTTCACGATCTACCTGCGCCGGGAACTGGCGCACCGTGCGGGGCTGTCGCAGTCCGCCCTGGGCGAGGTGTGCCGGGTCTCGTTCGGGAAGGTCGCGGAGTTCCAGAAGCGCGGCGCGGTCCACTTCCACGCCATCGTCCGCCTCGACGGCCCCGAAGGACCGGACACGGCTCCGCCCTCCTGGGCGAGTGCGGGCCTGCTGGATGAGGCGATCCGGGCCGCCGTGGGACGGGTCTCGGTCCCGGTGCCGGCCACGGGGAAGCGCCCCGCCGTGGTGCTGCGCTGGGGCACGCAGGTGGACGTGCAGCCGATCACGTCGGCGGTGACGGACGGCACGGAGCTGACCGAGCAGGCCGTGGCCTCCTACGTCGCCAAGTACGCCACCAAGGCGGCCGAGACCACCGGCACCGTCGACCGCAGGATCGGGGAGCTCCCGGAGCTGGACAAGCTCCCGGAACTACCCGACCACGCCCGACGCCTCATCGAAGCCTGCTTCGCCCTGGATGAGCACTACCCCGGCCGGATGCTGGCCCGCTGGGCGCACATGCTCGGCTTCCGCGGCCACTTCTCCACCAAGTCCCGCCGCTACTCCACCACGCTTGGCGCGCTGCGCCAGGTCCGAGCGGACTACCGGGCCCGCCAGGAACGACGGGAACGGGGCCTGCCCGACCCCGACGACGCCCCGGAGGGCTCCACACTGACCCTCGCGCACTGGACCTACGCCGGCCACGGACACACTCCCGGCGAATCCTGGCTCGCCCAACAGATCCACCGCGACATCACCGAGAGCCGGATCACAGCCCGTGAAGCGCTCGCCGAACTGCAAGACCCGGAAGGAGAAACGGCATGGCTGTAG
- a CDS encoding GNAT family N-acetyltransferase, whose amino-acid sequence MNGSWPAELVDGDVTLRPIRMRDQRAWREVNRRNRDWLRPWEATVPPAPPGHVAQRPTYRQMVRHLRAEARAGRMLPFVIDYQGRLAGQLTVAGITWGSMCSAHIGYWVDEAVAGRGVMPTSVALAVDHCFRRVGLHRVEVCIRPENGPSRRVAEKLGFREEGLRPRYLHIDGGWRDHLVYALTAEEVPDGLMNRWRQARPGTDTARK is encoded by the coding sequence CTGAACGGTTCCTGGCCGGCCGAGCTGGTCGACGGTGACGTCACCCTCCGCCCGATCCGGATGCGCGACCAGCGCGCCTGGCGCGAGGTCAACAGGCGCAACCGCGACTGGTTGCGCCCCTGGGAGGCCACCGTGCCGCCCGCACCCCCCGGTCATGTCGCCCAACGACCGACATATCGACAAATGGTGCGCCATCTGCGTGCCGAGGCGCGCGCCGGCCGCATGCTGCCCTTCGTCATCGACTACCAGGGCCGGCTGGCGGGTCAACTCACCGTCGCGGGAATCACCTGGGGCTCCATGTGCTCCGCGCACATCGGTTACTGGGTCGACGAGGCGGTGGCCGGGCGGGGCGTGATGCCCACCTCTGTCGCGCTCGCCGTCGACCACTGCTTCCGCCGTGTCGGCCTGCACCGAGTGGAGGTCTGCATTCGCCCGGAGAACGGCCCCAGCCGCCGCGTCGCCGAAAAGCTCGGCTTCCGGGAGGAGGGTCTGCGCCCGCGCTATCTGCATATCGACGGCGGCTGGCGCGACCACCTCGTCTACGCCCTGACCGCGGAAGAGGTCCCCGACGGCCTCATGAACCGCTGGCGGCAGGCGCGGCCGGGCACTGACACGGCGCGCAAATAA
- a CDS encoding site-specific integrase, whose amino-acid sequence MVGVSGKRSNGEGSIYPYKNGYAAYVWVTKPDGKRARKYAYGKTREEVHAKWVKLHAEAAQGPVATSTPTLGQYLTRWLAEVVEPDLKPKTAETYAMHVRLYIAPGLGGKRLDKLTVRDVRTWVNGLLTQCQCCAQGKDAKRDEPRCCAASDCCKQVASRRTVQDARAVLRSALTNAMTEEVITKNVAALVKVRSGRKVKRHPWSVEEARQFLEAARAARDPLYAAYVLILVLGFRRGEVLGLTWNNVNLDVGEVTVELQLQRIRRQLVHDETKTEASTAVLPLPQICITALQLRQKEQEAAKQAAGELWTASDFVFTTRYGSPVEPRNFNRSFAFRSDKAGVRRIRLHDTRHTCGSLLAALDVHPRVAMQILRHSKIAVTMEVYTHVPSEATRKALRKLGKHLGPSKP is encoded by the coding sequence GTGGTTGGCGTGAGCGGGAAGCGGAGCAACGGAGAAGGCTCCATCTACCCCTACAAGAACGGCTACGCCGCGTACGTCTGGGTGACCAAGCCCGATGGCAAGCGGGCCCGGAAGTACGCGTACGGCAAGACCCGTGAAGAGGTGCACGCCAAATGGGTCAAGCTCCACGCCGAAGCGGCCCAAGGGCCAGTGGCCACCTCGACACCGACGCTCGGGCAGTACCTCACGCGCTGGTTGGCGGAGGTGGTCGAGCCGGATTTGAAGCCGAAGACGGCTGAGACGTACGCGATGCATGTCCGGCTGTACATCGCGCCGGGCCTCGGCGGGAAGCGTCTGGACAAGCTCACGGTGCGAGACGTGCGGACCTGGGTCAACGGCCTGCTGACTCAGTGCCAGTGCTGCGCTCAGGGTAAGGACGCCAAGCGGGACGAGCCTCGGTGCTGTGCGGCCAGCGACTGCTGCAAGCAGGTGGCATCACGCCGGACGGTGCAGGATGCGCGCGCGGTCCTGCGGTCGGCGTTGACGAACGCGATGACGGAAGAGGTGATCACGAAGAACGTCGCGGCTCTGGTCAAGGTTCGGTCCGGTCGAAAGGTGAAGCGTCACCCGTGGTCGGTGGAAGAGGCGCGTCAGTTCCTCGAAGCGGCGCGCGCTGCCCGTGATCCGCTGTACGCGGCTTACGTGCTCATCCTGGTTCTTGGTTTCCGGCGCGGTGAGGTGCTGGGCCTGACCTGGAACAACGTGAACCTCGACGTCGGAGAGGTGACCGTGGAACTCCAGTTGCAGCGCATCCGGCGGCAACTCGTTCACGATGAGACCAAGACCGAGGCATCGACGGCCGTGCTCCCGCTGCCTCAGATCTGCATCACCGCGTTGCAGCTCCGGCAGAAGGAGCAAGAGGCAGCCAAGCAAGCGGCCGGCGAGCTGTGGACCGCATCCGATTTCGTCTTCACCACGCGGTACGGTTCGCCGGTCGAGCCCCGCAACTTCAACCGCTCGTTCGCCTTCCGGTCCGACAAAGCGGGAGTACGGCGGATCAGGCTGCATGACACCCGGCACACCTGCGGCTCGCTCCTCGCCGCGCTCGACGTGCACCCCCGGGTCGCCATGCAGATCCTTCGCCACAGCAAGATCGCGGTCACGATGGAGGTCTACACGCACGTACCGTCCGAGGCGACCCGGAAGGCGTTGCGGAAGCTCGGCAAGCACCTTGGGCCGAGCAAGCCGTAG
- the moaC gene encoding cyclic pyranopterin monophosphate synthase MoaC yields the protein MSSAPQHLTHIDEAGAARMVDVSGKDVTARTARATGRVLVAPRVVELLRGDGVPKGDALGVARIAGIMGAKRTPDLVPLCHPLAVSGVTVDLAVADDAVEITATVKTTDRTGVEMEALTAVSVAALTVVDMVKAVDKAAVITDVRVEEKTGGKSGDWHRP from the coding sequence ATGAGCAGCGCCCCCCAGCACCTCACCCACATCGACGAGGCAGGCGCGGCCCGCATGGTCGACGTCTCCGGCAAGGACGTCACCGCGCGCACCGCCCGCGCCACCGGCCGCGTCCTGGTCGCCCCGCGTGTCGTCGAGCTGCTACGCGGCGACGGCGTTCCCAAGGGCGACGCGCTCGGCGTCGCGCGGATCGCCGGCATCATGGGCGCCAAGCGCACCCCCGACCTCGTCCCCCTGTGCCACCCGCTCGCCGTCTCCGGGGTGACCGTCGACCTCGCCGTCGCCGACGACGCCGTCGAGATCACCGCCACGGTGAAGACCACCGACCGCACCGGCGTCGAGATGGAGGCGCTCACCGCGGTCAGCGTCGCCGCGCTCACCGTCGTGGACATGGTGAAGGCCGTCGACAAGGCCGCGGTGATCACCGACGTCCGCGTCGAGGAGAAGACCGGCGGGAAGTCCGGCGACTGGCACCGGCCGTGA